The proteins below come from a single Psychrobacter sp. FDAARGOS_221 genomic window:
- a CDS encoding lytic transglycosylase codes for MDFRKTSVQFCKLPLVIAIGSVFLASCSSNTAPVAGGTSTRVPVAQNEAVSNVPATDSSYSTSLLDDDSLAELENLLEATDMKMVEDDKLAIQQYGNLWDRMRAGFRMDQSYGFSQQQRIDAQKNWFITRQEYINRLTARASRYLYHTIREAERRNIPTELALLPVIESSYDPTGTSNAAAAGLWQFIPSTGRIYGLTQTPTYDGRRDVIESTRAAYDFLTSLYNQFGSWELALASYNAGPGRVQKAIDANRARGLPTDYWSLSLPTETMHYVPRFMAVAQIVKDTNQYSIALPAIANRQHFRSVPVNYGVSLYEVSQITGVSYDELKALNPALTNGRVDTSGPNRVIIPNQINVLVDSKLSNLNGNGGTVSGSTTPYTIPDSQYEVMAKSPEGLAEFASKARAPQQNNTYIAPNVSASVNTSTTQEPPISDAEKRKIESELATSNTLPTTSAQLTKNDTIVQEPPLSPEEKEFISQQIRQQSPGVGEVVSSVDGNIKLEAIQTQQSILEARGEEKRISFDRSTSTAPTTSSSSTQQQPATPPKPAGTRSVYTVQRGDTLVNIASRAGLNWRDIADWNQINPNSTLMAGTKLYLYNAQPIAPLGSAAKPDPSQSGAQPNTYIVRPGDTLIGTANRVGLSVSRLASYNGLSTNAQLRTGQKLWLIPGKVETSSSSTSTNSASAYKGKTQSYTVKRGEGLIALASRFNVSVDTLAAMNGLETNEQLLVGQRLTVPAQSTQSTTTNTNSSQSKSSGSSNSYQGETTTYTVKSGDTLIGIANKLGVSHTQIAEMNNISDTGQLLRGQKLKLPATKEQVSVKVSNEAVSYKVKPGDSLTSVANKYKVSVSDLAKANNVSPTANLIIGQTLTIPAGGSQPVSSQTSNQTSNKSTSTNTSTASKVSYTGTYKVKAGDGLINLAREYGVSAADLAAANGISATAGLRIGQTLKVPNTKSGVSTSSSNSQSSTSSSSSSATTTSGNYTVKSGDSLNRLASQHGLTVSQLASANGLSTTAELQIGQKITIPSTTTTYKVKSGDSLIGLAKKYGMTPQKFAELNGISSNTMLQVGQILKVPVQ; via the coding sequence ATGGACTTTAGAAAAACTTCCGTTCAATTCTGCAAACTTCCTTTAGTCATCGCTATAGGTTCAGTTTTCTTAGCAAGTTGTAGTAGCAATACAGCGCCGGTTGCAGGCGGAACGTCGACTAGAGTCCCAGTGGCTCAGAACGAAGCGGTATCAAATGTACCAGCCACTGACAGTAGCTACAGCACCTCACTGTTAGACGATGACAGCTTAGCAGAGCTTGAGAACCTATTAGAAGCCACCGATATGAAAATGGTGGAAGATGATAAGTTGGCCATTCAGCAATACGGTAACTTATGGGACAGAATGCGCGCTGGATTTCGCATGGACCAAAGCTATGGCTTTAGCCAACAGCAGCGTATCGATGCTCAGAAAAACTGGTTTATCACACGTCAAGAATATATCAACCGATTAACAGCGCGTGCCAGTCGCTATTTGTACCATACGATTAGAGAAGCTGAGCGTCGTAACATTCCGACCGAGCTTGCACTACTGCCTGTCATTGAAAGTTCTTATGATCCAACCGGTACCAGTAATGCCGCCGCTGCTGGTTTATGGCAGTTCATTCCTAGCACCGGCCGTATTTATGGCTTAACCCAAACGCCAACCTATGATGGTCGTCGTGATGTTATCGAATCGACTCGTGCTGCATACGACTTCTTAACCTCATTATATAATCAGTTTGGCAGCTGGGAGTTGGCCCTAGCGTCTTATAACGCAGGTCCAGGACGTGTACAAAAAGCAATAGATGCCAACCGTGCGCGTGGCTTACCCACTGATTATTGGTCACTGTCTTTACCGACTGAGACCATGCACTATGTGCCACGCTTTATGGCAGTAGCCCAAATCGTTAAAGACACCAATCAATACAGTATCGCTTTACCAGCCATTGCTAACCGTCAGCATTTCAGAAGTGTTCCGGTTAACTATGGTGTTAGCCTGTACGAAGTGTCACAGATTACCGGTGTTAGCTATGACGAGCTAAAAGCATTGAACCCAGCCTTAACAAATGGCCGAGTCGATACGTCTGGTCCTAACCGTGTCATTATTCCTAACCAAATTAATGTGTTAGTAGATTCTAAACTAAGTAATCTAAATGGTAATGGCGGTACGGTAAGTGGCAGCACAACGCCTTATACTATCCCTGACTCACAATATGAAGTCATGGCGAAATCTCCTGAAGGCTTAGCGGAGTTCGCCAGTAAAGCACGTGCACCGCAGCAGAATAACACCTATATTGCGCCCAATGTATCAGCCTCTGTGAATACCTCAACCACGCAAGAACCACCTATCAGTGATGCTGAAAAAAGAAAAATTGAATCTGAGCTAGCGACTTCAAACACGCTGCCGACTACCTCTGCGCAACTAACTAAGAACGATACCATTGTGCAAGAGCCGCCTTTGTCACCTGAAGAAAAAGAATTTATTTCACAGCAAATTCGTCAGCAGTCTCCAGGTGTGGGTGAAGTAGTAAGCTCGGTCGATGGTAATATTAAGTTGGAAGCAATTCAGACCCAGCAGTCAATTTTGGAAGCGCGTGGTGAAGAAAAGCGTATCAGCTTTGATCGCTCTACAAGCACTGCACCAACCACATCATCATCGTCAACACAACAGCAACCTGCTACGCCACCTAAGCCTGCCGGCACACGCAGTGTTTATACCGTACAACGTGGAGACACCTTAGTTAATATCGCCTCTAGAGCTGGACTTAACTGGCGCGATATTGCGGATTGGAACCAAATTAATCCAAATTCGACATTAATGGCCGGTACTAAATTGTATTTATACAATGCACAGCCGATCGCACCTCTTGGCTCAGCAGCCAAGCCTGACCCTAGTCAAAGTGGTGCGCAACCAAATACCTATATTGTTCGTCCAGGCGATACCTTAATCGGCACGGCTAACCGTGTTGGTTTGAGTGTCTCACGTTTGGCAAGCTATAACGGATTATCGACCAATGCTCAGCTCCGTACCGGCCAAAAGCTTTGGTTAATCCCAGGTAAGGTCGAAACCAGTAGCAGCAGCACTTCTACTAACAGTGCATCAGCTTACAAAGGGAAAACCCAAAGTTATACCGTCAAAAGAGGTGAGGGCTTAATTGCTCTGGCTTCACGATTTAACGTGTCTGTTGATACCTTGGCGGCTATGAATGGCTTAGAAACCAACGAGCAGTTATTGGTAGGTCAGCGCTTAACAGTGCCAGCCCAATCAACACAGTCTACAACCACAAATACTAATAGCAGTCAGTCTAAGAGCAGTGGCTCATCTAATAGCTACCAAGGTGAAACCACCACTTATACGGTAAAATCTGGTGATACATTAATTGGTATTGCTAATAAGCTGGGTGTTTCGCATACCCAAATTGCAGAAATGAATAATATTTCTGACACAGGTCAGCTATTACGTGGGCAAAAATTGAAGTTGCCGGCAACCAAAGAACAAGTGTCCGTTAAAGTGAGCAATGAAGCGGTTAGCTATAAAGTGAAACCTGGTGATTCATTAACCAGTGTTGCCAATAAGTACAAAGTATCTGTCAGTGATCTTGCTAAAGCCAATAATGTCAGCCCAACGGCAAACTTAATTATCGGTCAGACATTGACCATTCCAGCAGGCGGCTCACAGCCTGTTAGCAGTCAGACAAGTAATCAAACAAGCAATAAGTCAACATCAACCAATACCTCAACGGCCTCTAAAGTATCTTATACAGGTACTTATAAGGTAAAAGCAGGTGATGGTCTGATTAACTTAGCGCGTGAGTATGGTGTGTCTGCCGCTGATTTAGCAGCAGCGAACGGCATTAGTGCAACGGCTGGGTTGCGTATTGGTCAAACGCTTAAGGTACCAAACACCAAGTCTGGCGTTAGCACTAGCAGTTCAAATAGCCAGTCGAGTACTAGCAGCAGCTCAAGCTCAGCTACTACTACAAGTGGCAACTATACCGTTAAATCTGGCGACTCGCTTAATCGCCTAGCCAGTCAGCATGGACTGACAGTGAGTCAATTGGCTTCTGCGAATGGTCTAAGTACCACAGCAGAGCTACAGATTGGTCAAAAAATTACCATCCCATCTACTACTACCACTTATAAAGTAAAATCAGGGGATAGTTTGATTGGTTTGGCTAAGAAATACGGTATGACGCCACAGAAGTTCGCTGAACTTAATGGTATTAGCAGCAACACCATGCTACAAGTTGGACAGATTCTAAAAGTACCTGTCCAATAA